One Oryza sativa Japonica Group chromosome 8, ASM3414082v1 DNA window includes the following coding sequences:
- the LOC4345256 gene encoding uncharacterized protein isoform X3, with protein sequence MEEYLANMKTLRSYMSDLEEEATKRSAEEQRQRTAIDAHGADLAQVRAQTKQASEESEQLSKARAELCVEISEKQGRIATLEIECATLKQTLELLHQEIASTSSKLIEKRLFYTKTIESLTVKLQEQQEWLGAFKLKVITIEPSVEESQSKQNLQGQSHGILNSCGSLDKGNDIGSKQGELRIQLESTKHKIDEIKEKQSALLTEISEAPLQQMDMKSLEEEHKALQADKAGEIEYFQSLEERINEMKGVSDAVKCRCGLEYKVELGGEAMDLS encoded by the exons ATGGAGGAGTACCTGGCTAACATGAAGACCCTCCGCTCCTACATGAGCG ATCTGGAGGAGGAAGCGACGAAGCGGTcggcggaggagcagcggcAGCGCACTGCCATCGACGcccacggcgccgacctcgCCCAAG TGAGGGCGCAGACGAAGCAGGCTAGCGAGGAGTCCGAGCAGCTTTCGAAGGCGAGGGCGGAGCTCTGCGTAGAGATATCCGAGAAGCAGGGCAGGATTGCCACGCTGGAGATTGAGTGCGCCACGCTGAAGCAG ACCTTGGAGCTCCTCCATCAGGAAATCGCAAGTACTTCTTCAAAACTCATTGAGAAAAG ATTGTTCTACACAAAGACAATAGAAAGCCTGACGGTCAAATTACAAGAGCAACAG GAATGGCTTGGTGCATTTAAGCTTAAGGTGATTACAATTGAACCATCT GTTGAAGAGTCTCAGAGCAAGCAAAACCTTCAAG GACAAAGCCATGGAATACTTAACTCATGTGGGAGCCTAGATAAG GGAAATGACATTGGAAGCAAGCAAGGAGAACTCAGGATTCAACTGGAGTCAACTAAACATAAGATCGACGAGATCAAAGAAAAACAATCAGCACTTCTTACGGAAATCAGCGAA GCTCCACTACAACAGATGGATATGAAATCCTTAGAGGAGGAACACAAAGCTCTACAAGCTGATAAAGCTGGAGAAATTGAGTACTTTCAGTCTCTTGAAGAACGTATAAATGAAATGAAG GGAGTTTCTGATGCAGTAAAATGCCGTTGCGGATTGGAGTACAAGGTCGAACTAGGTGGCGAAGCCATGGATCTAAGCTAA
- the LOC4345256 gene encoding uncharacterized protein isoform X2, with product MEEYLANMKTLRSYMSDLEEEATKRSAEEQRQRTAIDAHGADLAQVRAQTKQASEESEQLSKARAELCVEISEKQGRIATLEIECATLKQTLELLHQEIASTSSKLIEKRLFYTKTIESLTVKLQEQQEWLGAFKLKVEESQSKQNLQGQSHGILNSCGSLDKGNDIGSKQGELRIQLESTKHKIDEIKEKQSALLTEISESKQVIEQEKNAISGFLAPLQQMDMKSLEEEHKALQADKAGEIEYFQSLEERINEMKGVSDAVKCRCGLEYKVELGGEAMDLS from the exons ATGGAGGAGTACCTGGCTAACATGAAGACCCTCCGCTCCTACATGAGCG ATCTGGAGGAGGAAGCGACGAAGCGGTcggcggaggagcagcggcAGCGCACTGCCATCGACGcccacggcgccgacctcgCCCAAG TGAGGGCGCAGACGAAGCAGGCTAGCGAGGAGTCCGAGCAGCTTTCGAAGGCGAGGGCGGAGCTCTGCGTAGAGATATCCGAGAAGCAGGGCAGGATTGCCACGCTGGAGATTGAGTGCGCCACGCTGAAGCAG ACCTTGGAGCTCCTCCATCAGGAAATCGCAAGTACTTCTTCAAAACTCATTGAGAAAAG ATTGTTCTACACAAAGACAATAGAAAGCCTGACGGTCAAATTACAAGAGCAACAG GAATGGCTTGGTGCATTTAAGCTTAAG GTTGAAGAGTCTCAGAGCAAGCAAAACCTTCAAG GACAAAGCCATGGAATACTTAACTCATGTGGGAGCCTAGATAAG GGAAATGACATTGGAAGCAAGCAAGGAGAACTCAGGATTCAACTGGAGTCAACTAAACATAAGATCGACGAGATCAAAGAAAAACAATCAGCACTTCTTACGGAAATCAGCGAA AGTAAGCAGGTCATAGAGCAAGAGAAAAATGCAATTTCTGGCTTTCTT GCTCCACTACAACAGATGGATATGAAATCCTTAGAGGAGGAACACAAAGCTCTACAAGCTGATAAAGCTGGAGAAATTGAGTACTTTCAGTCTCTTGAAGAACGTATAAATGAAATGAAG GGAGTTTCTGATGCAGTAAAATGCCGTTGCGGATTGGAGTACAAGGTCGAACTAGGTGGCGAAGCCATGGATCTAAGCTAA
- the LOC4345256 gene encoding uncharacterized protein isoform X4, whose amino-acid sequence MEEYLANMKTLRSYMSDLEEEATKRSAEEQRQRTAIDAHGADLAQVRAQTKQASEESEQLSKARAELCVEISEKQGRIATLEIECATLKQTLELLHQEIASTSSKLIEKRLFYTKTIESLTVKLQEQQEWLGAFKLKVEESQSKQNLQGQSHGILNSCGSLDKGNDIGSKQGELRIQLESTKHKIDEIKEKQSALLTEISEAPLQQMDMKSLEEEHKALQADKAGEIEYFQSLEERINEMKGVSDAVKCRCGLEYKVELGGEAMDLS is encoded by the exons ATGGAGGAGTACCTGGCTAACATGAAGACCCTCCGCTCCTACATGAGCG ATCTGGAGGAGGAAGCGACGAAGCGGTcggcggaggagcagcggcAGCGCACTGCCATCGACGcccacggcgccgacctcgCCCAAG TGAGGGCGCAGACGAAGCAGGCTAGCGAGGAGTCCGAGCAGCTTTCGAAGGCGAGGGCGGAGCTCTGCGTAGAGATATCCGAGAAGCAGGGCAGGATTGCCACGCTGGAGATTGAGTGCGCCACGCTGAAGCAG ACCTTGGAGCTCCTCCATCAGGAAATCGCAAGTACTTCTTCAAAACTCATTGAGAAAAG ATTGTTCTACACAAAGACAATAGAAAGCCTGACGGTCAAATTACAAGAGCAACAG GAATGGCTTGGTGCATTTAAGCTTAAG GTTGAAGAGTCTCAGAGCAAGCAAAACCTTCAAG GACAAAGCCATGGAATACTTAACTCATGTGGGAGCCTAGATAAG GGAAATGACATTGGAAGCAAGCAAGGAGAACTCAGGATTCAACTGGAGTCAACTAAACATAAGATCGACGAGATCAAAGAAAAACAATCAGCACTTCTTACGGAAATCAGCGAA GCTCCACTACAACAGATGGATATGAAATCCTTAGAGGAGGAACACAAAGCTCTACAAGCTGATAAAGCTGGAGAAATTGAGTACTTTCAGTCTCTTGAAGAACGTATAAATGAAATGAAG GGAGTTTCTGATGCAGTAAAATGCCGTTGCGGATTGGAGTACAAGGTCGAACTAGGTGGCGAAGCCATGGATCTAAGCTAA
- the LOC4345256 gene encoding uncharacterized protein isoform X1, whose protein sequence is MEEYLANMKTLRSYMSDLEEEATKRSAEEQRQRTAIDAHGADLAQVRAQTKQASEESEQLSKARAELCVEISEKQGRIATLEIECATLKQTLELLHQEIASTSSKLIEKRLFYTKTIESLTVKLQEQQEWLGAFKLKVITIEPSVEESQSKQNLQGQSHGILNSCGSLDKGNDIGSKQGELRIQLESTKHKIDEIKEKQSALLTEISESKQVIEQEKNAISGFLAPLQQMDMKSLEEEHKALQADKAGEIEYFQSLEERINEMKGVSDAVKCRCGLEYKVELGGEAMDLS, encoded by the exons ATGGAGGAGTACCTGGCTAACATGAAGACCCTCCGCTCCTACATGAGCG ATCTGGAGGAGGAAGCGACGAAGCGGTcggcggaggagcagcggcAGCGCACTGCCATCGACGcccacggcgccgacctcgCCCAAG TGAGGGCGCAGACGAAGCAGGCTAGCGAGGAGTCCGAGCAGCTTTCGAAGGCGAGGGCGGAGCTCTGCGTAGAGATATCCGAGAAGCAGGGCAGGATTGCCACGCTGGAGATTGAGTGCGCCACGCTGAAGCAG ACCTTGGAGCTCCTCCATCAGGAAATCGCAAGTACTTCTTCAAAACTCATTGAGAAAAG ATTGTTCTACACAAAGACAATAGAAAGCCTGACGGTCAAATTACAAGAGCAACAG GAATGGCTTGGTGCATTTAAGCTTAAGGTGATTACAATTGAACCATCT GTTGAAGAGTCTCAGAGCAAGCAAAACCTTCAAG GACAAAGCCATGGAATACTTAACTCATGTGGGAGCCTAGATAAG GGAAATGACATTGGAAGCAAGCAAGGAGAACTCAGGATTCAACTGGAGTCAACTAAACATAAGATCGACGAGATCAAAGAAAAACAATCAGCACTTCTTACGGAAATCAGCGAA AGTAAGCAGGTCATAGAGCAAGAGAAAAATGCAATTTCTGGCTTTCTT GCTCCACTACAACAGATGGATATGAAATCCTTAGAGGAGGAACACAAAGCTCTACAAGCTGATAAAGCTGGAGAAATTGAGTACTTTCAGTCTCTTGAAGAACGTATAAATGAAATGAAG GGAGTTTCTGATGCAGTAAAATGCCGTTGCGGATTGGAGTACAAGGTCGAACTAGGTGGCGAAGCCATGGATCTAAGCTAA